Proteins encoded within one genomic window of Neoarius graeffei isolate fNeoGra1 chromosome 18, fNeoGra1.pri, whole genome shotgun sequence:
- the LOC132866616 gene encoding macrophage mannose receptor 1-like: MNPEWVFVLLFFSVVCGIRADVPHRYHFVNENKTWSEAQTYCREKYTDLASINNMEEMMKLNHTLKKETPKQAWIGLQRNGTGKWQWSLADQTFYRDGDTYRNWRSGQPDNSEENEFCVHMIKGNGKWNDFCCDKLLPFVCYEEKNINTDRYILIDKKKTWRDAQTYCRENHTDLVSVRNQTENEEIWGKIQSSGNEPAWIGLFYDSWKWSDQSNSSFRYWRSNKPSGGLNCAAVSVSEPHDWSDVNCTEKLPFICHEKFPENLILVKQNLTWKKALRYCRNHHHDLVSVHTEETQHWVKEVAQNASTEHVWLGLRHTCALGFWYWVTGEMMCYQDWALGNGTGFEDCSHEERTGAVQSGGEQQWISLPQSNTLNFICSTY, translated from the exons ATGAATCCTGAATGGGTTTTTGTTCTCCTATTCTTCTCAG TTGTGTGTGGTATCAGGGCAGATGTTCCTCACCGCTATCACTTTGTGAATGAGAATAAAACCTGGAGTGAAGCTCAGACTTACTGCAGAGAGAAATACACTGATTTGGCCTCCATCAACAACATGGAAGAGATGATGAAGCTGAATCACACACTGAAGAAGGAAACTCCAAAGCAAGCTTGGATCGGTCTACAGAGAAATGGCACTGGGAAATGGCAGTGGTCTCTGGCAGACCAAACTTTCTACAGAGACGGAGACACTTACAGAAACTGGAGAAGTGGACAACCAGACAATTCCGAGGAAAATGAGTTCTGTGTTCACATGATAAAAGGGAATGGCAAGTGGAATGATTTCTGCTGTGACAAGCTATTACCTTTTGTGTGTTATGAAG aaaagaacataaacACTGATAGATACATATTGATTGATAAGAAAAAGACCTGGCGTGATGCTCAGACCTACTGCCGAGAGAATCACACCGACCTGGTCAGTGTGAGGAACCAAACTGAGAATGAGGAGATCTGGGGAAAGATTCAAAGTTCAGGAAATGAGCCTGCTTGGATTGGTCTGTTTTATGACTCCTGGAAATGGTCAGATCAGAGTAATTCCTCATTCAGATACTGGAGGTCTAACAAACCCAGTGGAGGTTTGAACTGTGCTGCAGTGTCTGTGTCTGAGCCACACGACTGGAGTGATGTGAACTGCACAGAAAAACTCCCATTCATCTGTCATGAGA AATTTCCAGAAAATCTCATCCTGGTTAAGCAGAATCTGACCTGGAAAAAAGCTCTGAGATACTGCAGGAACCATCATCATGACCTGGTCTCAGTGCACACTGAAGAGACGCAGCACTGGGTGAAGGAAGTGGCTCAAAACGCCTCCACTGAACACGTGTGGCTCGGCCTGCGTCACACCTGCGCTCTGGGCTTCTGGTACTGGGTGACTGGAGAGATGATGTGCTACCAGGACTGGGCTCTGGGGAATGGGACAGGGTTCGAAGACTGCAGCCATGAGGAGAGAACCGGAGCAGTGCAGTCTGGAGGAGAGCAGCAGTGGATCAGCCTGCCTCAGAGCAACACACTCAACTTCATCTGCTCAACGTATTAA